In Phyllopteryx taeniolatus isolate TA_2022b chromosome 8, UOR_Ptae_1.2, whole genome shotgun sequence, one genomic interval encodes:
- the slc6a4a gene encoding solute carrier family 6 member 4a has protein sequence METKDLMMTSMLTKEEWESEAERGKESEEVKAEEEGTQDENCRLMLADGLAERGPKSLNPASGQQVSNGFTTSGPQSSKEGSGLPDAYSTGSASGPASGSGSAEPLGGLKTLVVQQTSLDRPRETWSKKMDFLLSVIGYAVDLGNVWRFPYICYQNGGGAFLLPYLLMAVFGGVPLFYMELALGQFHRNGCISIWKHICPIFKGIGFAICIIALYIAFYYNTIMAWALYYLLSSFQPTLPWTTCTNSWNTGNCNRYMSTDHNVSWSNSSTSPAEEFYTRHVLQVHLSSGLHQLGSISWQLALCLLFIFTIVYFSIWKGVKTSGKVVWVTATFPYLVLLVLLIRGATLPGAWRGVVFYLKPDWEKLISTTVWIDAAAQIFFSLGPGFGVLLAFASYNPFHNNCYKDALVTSSVNCLTSFLSGFVIFTVLGYMAEMRHQDVDAVAKDAGPSLLFIIYAEAIANMPAATFFAIIFFLMIIMLGLDSTFAGLEGVVTAMLDEFPNVLVKRRERFVFGLVCVCYLGALSTLTYGGAFVVKLFEEYATGPAVITVVLLEVIAVSWFYGTTRFCNDIQVMLGFHPGCFWRICWVAICPSFLLFIIISFLAFPPDVKLFDYQYPPWTTSLGYSIGVSSLICVPAYMVYHLINAKGTFKQRLSKSITPEPSNEQHRGFIVTNAV, from the exons ATGGAGACAAAAGATCTGATGATGACCAGCATGTTGACAAAGGAGGAATGGGAGAGTGAGGCTGAGAGAGGCAAGGAGAGCGAGGAGGTGAAGGCAGAAGAGGAGGGGACTCAGGACGAAAACTGTCGACTGATGCTGGCTGACGGTCTTGCGGAGAGAGGACCCAAGAGTCTGAACCCGGCTTCTGGCCAGCAGGTGTCCAACGGCTTCACCACGTCTGGCCCGCAGAGCTCCAAGGAGGGATCGGGGCTTCCCGACGCATACTCCACGGGTTCGGCCTCGGGGCCCGCAAGCGGCTCCGGGTCCGCTGAACCGCTGGGAGGCCTCAAGACTCTGGTGGTCCAACAAACCAGCTTGGACCGGCCCAGAGAAACTTGGAGCAAGAAGATGGACTTCTTGCTCTCTGTGATTGGATACGCAGTGGACCTTGGCAATGTGTGGCGTTTCCCTTACATCtgctaccaaaatggaggag GTGCCTTTTTGCTTCCCTACCTGTTGATGGCGGTGTTTGGAGGTGTGCCGCTCTTCTACATGGAGCTGGCTCTCGGCCAGTTTCACCGCAATGGGTGCATCTCCATCTGGAAACACATCTGCCCCATCTTCAAAG GTATAGGCTTTGCTATCTGCATCATAGCACTCTACATAGCCTTCTATTACAACACCATCATGGCCTGGGCCTTGTACTACCTGTTGTCGTCGTTCCAGCCTACCCTTCCCTGGACCACTTGCACCAATAGCTGGAACACGGGCAACTGTAACCGCTACATGTCCACTGACCACAATGTTTCATGGTCCAACTCTTCCACCTCTCCTGCTGAGGAGTTCTATAC TCGACACGTGTTGCAGGTCCACCTCTCTTCAGGTCTGCATCAGCTGGGTTCCATCAGCTGGCAGCTGGCCCTCTGCCTGCTCTTCATCTTCACCATCGTCTACTTCAGCATCTGGAAGGGCGTCAAGACATCGGGAAAG GTGGTCTGGGTGACAGCCACCTTTCCTTATCTGGTCCTCCTGGTGCTCCTCATCCGTGGGGCCACTCTACCTGGGGCCTGGAGGGGTGTGGTCTTCTATCTCAAACCTGATTGGGAGAAACTGATCAGCACTACA GTGTGGATCGATGCTGCAGCTCAGATCTTCTTTTCGCTGGGTCCAGGCTTTGGGGTTCTTCTTGCATTTGCCAGCTACAACCCGTTTCACAACAACTGCTACAA AGACGCTTTGGTCACCAGCTCGGTGAACTGCCTGACCAGCTTTCTGTCCGGCTTTGTGATTTTTACTGTGCTGGGCTACATGGCTGAGATGAGGCACCAGGATGTGGATGCTGTTGCCAAAGATGCTG GCCCCAGTCTGCTTTTCATCATTTACGCAGAAGCCATTGCGAACATGCCTGCTGCAACCTTCTTTGCCATAATCTTCTTCCTCATGATCATTATGTTGGGTCTGGACAGCACA TTTGCCGGTCTGGAGGGGGTGGTCACCGCCATGCTTGACGAGTTCCCCAATGTCCTGGTGAAGAGGCGAGAGCGCTTTGTCTTTGGCCTCGTTTGTGTCTGCTACCTCGGGGCGCTCTCCACTCTCACATAT GGAGGAGCTTTTGTGGTGAAGTTGTTTGAGGAGTATGCCACGGGCCCTGCAGTCATCACTGTGGTGCTGCTCGAAGTCATCGCCGTTTCCTGGTTCTACG gTACCACTCGTTTCTGCAACGACATCCAGGTCATGCTCGGTTTCCACCCGGGATGCTTCTGGAGGATCTGCTGGGTCGCCATCTGCCCCAGCTTTCTGCTG ttcatcatcatcagcttCCTGGCCTTCCCTCCTGACGTCAAGTTATTTGACTACCAGTATCCACCTTGGACCACATCCCTTGGCTACAGTATCGGGGTGTCTTCATTAATCTGCGTGCCTGCTTACATGGTCTACCACCTAATCAATGCcaagggcacattcaaacag cGTTTATCAAAGAGCATCACTCCTGAGCCCAGCAATGAGCAACACAGAGGCTTCATAGTCACCAACGCAGTCTGA